One window of Benincasa hispida cultivar B227 unplaced genomic scaffold, ASM972705v1 Contig544, whole genome shotgun sequence genomic DNA carries:
- the LOC120069673 gene encoding MLP-like protein 329 has product MSLVGKLVSELEIKAPAEKFYKIFKDQCFHVPNITPKFIQQVEIHDAEWDDHDHGSIKTWYYTIDGKAELFKEQVEFHDDKFLIILIGLEGDVFNHYKSFKPAYQVVPKGPNHCLAVLTIEYEKLDDGSPYPYKYIDLMNGITKDIESHLK; this is encoded by the exons ATGTCTCTAGTGGGAAAGCTTGTGAGTGAATTAGAGATCAAAGCACCTGCTgagaaattttacaaaatattcAAAGATCAATGCTTTCATGTGCCCAACATAACCCCAAAATTCATTCAGCAAGTTGAAATTCATGATGCTGAATGGGACGACCATGACCATGGCTCTATCAAGACTTGGTATTACACTATTG ATGGTAAGGCTGAGCTTTTCAAAGAGCAGGTCGAATTTCATGATGATAAATTTTTGATAATCTTGATTGGATTGGAAGGAGATGTGTTCAACCATTACAAAAGCTTTAAGCCAGCATATCAAGTTGTGCCCAAGGGTCCTAACCATTGCTTGGCAGTTCTGACCATAGAGTATGAGAAACTTGATGATGGCTCTCCTTATccttataaatatattgatCTCATGAATGGCATCACTAAGGACATTGAATCTCACCTTAAATAA